A region of Acidobacteriota bacterium DNA encodes the following proteins:
- the pyk gene encoding pyruvate kinase, with protein sequence MQRRTKIVATVGPATQTQPRLTALIEAGVDVFRINSSHGTPRSRQAAAERIRHASDAAGRMVAILQDLAGPKIRIGDVASGARLEAGARFRIATGDFAGSAERVATSYAPLAQLVQPGNRLLLDDGRLAVRVLKTDGSEIVTEVEQGGPLASRKGINAPEVDFPLSAITSADIENLERALLAGVDFIGVSFVQCADDMRRAREAAERIGRPAALVAKIERPRAVDRFDEILAESDAVMVARGDLGIEVPLERVPRVQKSMTRRARAAGVPVIVATQVLETMTHQPRPTRAEVSDAANAVDDGVDAIMLSGETAVGAHPERVVRTLDAIIRDAEASHDDAAVRAAAGFDVHFLDRMLADDTRYGDEVCAAAVMLAETSGAKAVVAVTRSGRTVRDLSAIRPRVPVHAVTGDLTLSRRLGLAWGVAPHTVAPGPGSPGVIREELLREGIVRSGDVVVFVRVNDDLSLPAGNFIELLRC encoded by the coding sequence ATGCAGCGCCGCACCAAGATCGTCGCTACGGTCGGTCCCGCGACCCAGACCCAGCCCCGGTTGACCGCGTTGATAGAGGCTGGTGTCGATGTCTTCCGGATCAATTCGTCCCACGGAACGCCGCGGAGCCGCCAGGCGGCGGCAGAGCGAATCCGCCACGCATCGGACGCCGCGGGCCGGATGGTGGCCATCCTCCAGGATCTGGCCGGTCCGAAGATCCGGATCGGCGACGTGGCGTCTGGCGCGCGGCTCGAGGCAGGAGCCCGCTTCCGCATCGCGACGGGCGACTTCGCTGGTAGCGCCGAGCGGGTCGCGACCTCGTACGCGCCGCTCGCGCAACTGGTCCAACCGGGCAACCGGCTGCTGCTGGACGATGGCCGCCTGGCCGTCCGCGTGCTCAAGACCGACGGCAGCGAGATTGTCACCGAAGTGGAACAAGGCGGTCCGCTCGCGTCCCGCAAGGGGATCAACGCGCCGGAGGTCGACTTCCCCCTTTCCGCGATCACGTCGGCGGATATCGAGAACCTCGAACGGGCGCTCCTGGCCGGCGTGGATTTCATCGGCGTCAGCTTCGTGCAGTGCGCGGACGACATGCGGCGGGCACGCGAGGCGGCGGAGCGGATCGGCCGCCCCGCCGCGCTCGTTGCCAAGATCGAACGGCCGCGGGCCGTGGACCGCTTCGACGAGATTCTGGCGGAGTCGGACGCGGTGATGGTGGCGCGCGGTGACCTCGGCATCGAGGTGCCGCTCGAGCGGGTGCCGCGGGTCCAGAAATCGATGACACGCCGCGCGCGCGCCGCCGGGGTGCCGGTGATTGTCGCGACGCAGGTGCTCGAGACCATGACGCACCAGCCGCGTCCGACGCGCGCCGAGGTAAGCGACGCGGCGAACGCGGTTGATGACGGCGTGGATGCGATCATGCTGTCGGGCGAGACGGCGGTCGGCGCGCATCCCGAACGCGTGGTCCGGACGCTCGATGCGATCATCCGTGACGCGGAGGCGTCGCACGACGACGCGGCGGTTCGTGCGGCGGCCGGCTTCGATGTCCACTTCCTCGATCGCATGCTCGCCGACGACACGCGCTACGGCGACGAAGTGTGTGCCGCGGCGGTGATGCTGGCCGAGACCTCAGGGGCGAAGGCAGTGGTCGCGGTGACGCGCAGCGGCCGCACCGTGCGCGATCTCTCCGCCATCCGTCCGCGCGTGCCGGTTCATGCGGTTACCGGCGACCTGACCCTGAGCCGGCGGCTCGGGCTCGCCTGGGGCGTGGCGCCGCACACGGTCGCCCCCGGACCCGGTTCACCCGGTGTCATCCGGGAGGAACTGCTCCGTGAGGGGATCGTCAGAAGCGGTGACGTGGTCGTGTTCGTCCGCGTCAACGACGACCTGTCACTCCCGGCCGGCAACTTCATCGAGCTGCTGCGCTGCTGA
- a CDS encoding peroxiredoxin: protein MVETGKQAPAFRLPDQDGEQVALAELKGQWVVLYFYPRDDTPGCTTEACEFTSTLGDFRELDAVVLGCSPDGAEVHRKFIAKHKLEIRLLSDPSHETMTEYGAWGEKVLYGRRSVGVIRSTVLIDPSGRVAHHWKKVRAAGHAGHVAQRLRDLRAAG, encoded by the coding sequence ATGGTGGAGACAGGCAAGCAGGCGCCGGCGTTTCGGTTGCCGGACCAGGATGGGGAGCAGGTTGCACTTGCGGAGTTGAAGGGCCAATGGGTTGTTCTGTACTTCTATCCGCGTGATGACACGCCCGGTTGTACGACTGAGGCATGCGAGTTCACGTCGACGTTGGGCGACTTTCGGGAGCTCGACGCAGTGGTGCTTGGCTGCAGTCCGGACGGGGCGGAGGTTCACCGGAAGTTCATTGCGAAGCACAAGCTGGAGATCCGACTACTGTCCGATCCCTCGCACGAGACGATGACGGAGTACGGCGCGTGGGGGGAGAAGGTCCTCTACGGCAGGAGATCAGTCGGCGTGATCAGGTCGACCGTCCTCATCGATCCGAGCGGTAGAGTCGCGCATCACTGGAAGAAAGTCCGTGCGGCGGGCCACGCCGGTCACGTCGCCCAGAGACTGCGCGACCTGCGTGCGGCGGGCTGA
- the selD gene encoding selenide, water dikinase SelD has translation MTGDHGSPVLKDLVLVGGGHTHVIVLRRFGMRPIPGVRITLIARDLHAPYSGMLPGLIAGHYTFDDAHIDLAPLARFANARLFHDEAVGLDLDARAVICRDRPPVPYDLLSIDVGITPSVNVEGVADHAVPVKPIGGLVARWERLAARVRASEGPLRIAVVGAGAAGVELTLAIQHALSNGERETGAATGASAGAPTPSEASFHLFGAEPVILPTHGAWARRRFERVLAKRGVELHVGSRVIRVAAATPGAVRLHTEDGGAFEAHEVIWATEAAPPAWPARAGLAVDGRGFIEVDATLRSTSHPQVFAAGDVASVAGHRREKAGVFAVRQGPPLEANLRRALEGDPIREFHPQRKFLSLISTGNRYAVASRGRLSLEGAWVWRWKDRIDRHFMQRFSDLPQMDGEPVEAARRPAPPAPGLVTPEAVEQLTRPAMLCGGCGSKIGATLLDRVLARLHPFRRDDVLIGLDAPDDAAVEQLPPGALLVQSVDAFRAMVDDPWVFGRITATHSLGDLYAMGADPRSALAVVTIPHGIEEKMETLLFDLLAGALAVLNDAGVALTGGHTSEGAELTFGLSVTGTVQRDRMLRKGGARPGDRFIVTKPLGTGTLLAADMRGKAKARWVAGAIRTMLQSNRAAAGVFRQHGAHACTDVTGFGLLGHLVEMARASGVGARIHLDAIQLLGGAEETVAAGIVSSLQPENLRLRRAVANPEAAAGKGGYPILFDPQTSGGLLAAVPADRADMYVAMLQAAGYDHAADIGEAVPVPLDGASLIEIA, from the coding sequence ATGACGGGAGACCACGGCTCGCCGGTGCTGAAGGACCTGGTCCTCGTCGGCGGCGGTCACACCCACGTGATTGTTCTTCGACGGTTCGGGATGCGGCCGATCCCGGGCGTGCGCATAACCTTGATCGCGCGCGACCTTCACGCGCCGTACTCCGGCATGCTGCCGGGCCTGATCGCCGGGCACTACACGTTCGACGACGCGCACATCGACCTGGCGCCGCTTGCCCGCTTTGCCAATGCGCGGCTCTTTCACGATGAAGCGGTCGGGCTGGACCTCGACGCCCGGGCCGTAATCTGCCGTGACCGTCCACCGGTGCCGTACGACCTGCTCTCGATCGACGTCGGGATCACGCCGTCGGTCAACGTGGAGGGGGTGGCGGATCATGCCGTGCCCGTCAAGCCGATCGGCGGTCTGGTCGCCCGTTGGGAGCGGTTGGCGGCGCGCGTGCGGGCGAGTGAGGGGCCGCTGCGGATCGCCGTGGTGGGTGCGGGCGCCGCAGGCGTCGAACTGACCTTGGCGATACAGCACGCGCTCTCGAACGGGGAAAGGGAGACTGGCGCGGCCACCGGTGCGTCAGCCGGGGCGCCAACGCCGAGCGAGGCGTCGTTTCATCTTTTTGGCGCCGAGCCGGTAATCCTGCCCACCCATGGCGCGTGGGCAAGACGCCGGTTCGAGCGCGTCCTCGCGAAGCGGGGCGTAGAGTTGCACGTCGGCTCCCGGGTTATCCGCGTCGCCGCCGCCACCCCCGGCGCGGTGCGGCTTCACACGGAAGACGGTGGGGCGTTCGAGGCGCACGAAGTCATTTGGGCCACAGAGGCGGCGCCGCCCGCATGGCCGGCACGCGCCGGCCTTGCCGTCGACGGCCGAGGCTTCATCGAGGTGGACGCGACGCTCCGGTCCACGTCCCATCCCCAAGTCTTCGCTGCCGGCGACGTCGCTTCCGTCGCCGGTCACCGGCGCGAGAAAGCGGGTGTCTTCGCCGTCCGTCAGGGTCCTCCGCTCGAAGCCAACCTCCGCCGCGCGCTCGAGGGCGATCCCATCCGCGAGTTCCATCCCCAACGGAAGTTCCTCAGCCTGATCAGCACCGGTAACCGCTACGCCGTCGCGTCACGCGGCCGCTTGTCGCTGGAAGGCGCCTGGGTGTGGCGCTGGAAGGACCGGATTGACCGCCACTTCATGCAGCGTTTTTCCGATCTGCCGCAGATGGATGGTGAGCCGGTGGAGGCGGCAAGGCGCCCGGCGCCGCCCGCCCCCGGCCTGGTGACGCCGGAAGCGGTCGAGCAGCTGACCAGGCCGGCGATGCTCTGTGGCGGTTGCGGTTCGAAGATCGGTGCGACGCTGCTGGACCGCGTACTCGCGCGACTTCACCCCTTCCGCCGCGACGATGTCCTGATCGGCCTCGACGCGCCGGACGATGCCGCGGTCGAGCAGCTTCCCCCCGGCGCGCTGCTCGTGCAGTCCGTCGACGCATTCCGCGCCATGGTGGACGATCCGTGGGTCTTCGGCCGCATAACGGCGACGCACTCGCTGGGAGATCTCTACGCGATGGGCGCGGACCCGCGGTCGGCGCTCGCTGTTGTCACGATTCCTCACGGCATCGAGGAGAAGATGGAAACGCTTCTGTTCGATCTCCTGGCCGGCGCCCTCGCCGTGCTGAATGACGCGGGCGTTGCGCTGACCGGCGGGCACACGAGTGAGGGAGCCGAGCTGACGTTCGGCTTGAGCGTGACCGGTACCGTTCAGCGTGATCGCATGCTCCGCAAGGGTGGCGCGCGACCCGGCGACCGCTTCATCGTGACAAAGCCGCTCGGCACCGGGACGCTGCTCGCGGCGGACATGCGCGGCAAGGCAAAGGCGCGCTGGGTCGCGGGCGCCATCCGGACCATGTTGCAATCGAACCGTGCCGCCGCCGGCGTATTCCGGCAGCATGGCGCTCATGCCTGCACGGACGTTACCGGGTTCGGCCTGTTGGGCCACCTGGTCGAGATGGCGCGCGCGTCCGGCGTCGGGGCGCGCATCCATCTCGATGCGATCCAGCTCCTCGGCGGGGCGGAGGAGACGGTTGCCGCCGGCATCGTGAGCTCGTTGCAGCCAGAGAACCTGCGGCTCCGCCGCGCCGTCGCCAACCCGGAGGCCGCCGCCGGGAAAGGCGGCTATCCCATCCTCTTCGATCCACAGACCTCCGGCGGACTGCTGGCCGCTGTCCCGGCCGACCGTGCCGACATGTACGTAGCCATGCTGCAGGCGGCCGGCTACGACCATGCGGCCGATATCGGCGAAGCCGTTCCGGTTCCCCTCGACGGCGCCAGCCTGATCGAGATCGCCTGA
- a CDS encoding pyridoxal phosphate-dependent aminotransferase has protein sequence MVQAGARTETALHSSRIPANRATNRLARRLEHLRAAGVEVNDLTESNPTRVAIEYPADLLAPLGSASGLRYDPQPRGLLSARRAVAGWLNGAVVPDRIVLTASTSEAYALLFKLLCDPGDDILVPQPSYPLFEHLAGFEGVNLSPYPLVCDGRVWRIDAGALPLAAGPRTRAAVAVNPNNPTGSYLAEPDRDALAALCREHAIPLIVDEVFSGYAIDPRPGVERTILQGASAAAGGVDGIVKFVLGGLSKAVGLPQVKLAWIAIDGPADDVAELMDALDLLTDTYLSVSTPAQLAAPHLLAAGAAVTSRIRTRVSANYTWLVDRAAAAPAVQVLRAEGGWSAVIRLAAPSGPDLEEALAIDLLEENRVDDGCVLVHPGYFFDFADGSHIVISLLPPPARFRAGVRRLLARAGG, from the coding sequence ATGGTACAGGCCGGAGCCCGAACGGAAACGGCCTTGCATTCCTCGCGCATTCCCGCGAACCGCGCCACCAATCGGCTTGCCCGCCGGCTCGAGCACCTGCGCGCGGCGGGGGTCGAGGTCAACGACCTGACGGAGTCGAATCCCACGCGGGTTGCCATCGAGTACCCGGCCGACCTGCTCGCACCTCTCGGATCCGCCAGCGGCCTCCGGTACGATCCGCAGCCGCGCGGCCTCCTCTCTGCCCGCCGAGCCGTAGCGGGGTGGCTGAACGGCGCCGTCGTGCCCGACCGGATCGTCCTGACGGCCAGCACGAGCGAAGCGTACGCGCTGCTGTTCAAGCTGCTCTGCGATCCGGGCGACGACATCCTCGTGCCGCAGCCGAGCTACCCGCTCTTCGAACATCTCGCCGGGTTCGAGGGCGTCAACCTGTCGCCGTATCCGCTGGTATGCGACGGACGTGTCTGGCGGATCGACGCCGGCGCGCTCCCGCTGGCGGCCGGACCACGCACCCGCGCCGCCGTCGCGGTCAACCCGAACAACCCAACCGGCTCCTACCTGGCCGAACCCGACCGGGACGCGCTCGCCGCGCTCTGCCGCGAGCATGCGATTCCACTGATCGTCGACGAGGTGTTCAGCGGGTACGCGATCGATCCGCGCCCCGGCGTTGAGCGGACCATCCTCCAGGGCGCTTCGGCGGCCGCCGGCGGGGTAGACGGCATCGTGAAGTTCGTGCTGGGCGGCCTGTCCAAGGCGGTTGGCCTCCCGCAGGTCAAGCTCGCCTGGATCGCGATCGACGGCCCGGCCGACGACGTAGCGGAACTGATGGACGCGCTCGACCTGCTGACCGACACCTACCTCTCGGTCTCCACGCCGGCTCAACTGGCCGCGCCGCATCTGCTTGCTGCCGGGGCCGCGGTCACGTCGCGGATTCGGACACGCGTGAGCGCCAACTACACCTGGCTTGTCGACCGCGCGGCCGCAGCCCCGGCGGTCCAGGTTCTGCGCGCGGAAGGGGGTTGGTCTGCCGTCATCCGGCTCGCGGCTCCCTCGGGTCCCGACCTTGAGGAAGCGCTGGCGATCGACCTCCTCGAGGAAAACCGGGTCGACGATGGCTGCGTCCTCGTGCACCCCGGCTACTTCTTCGACTTCGCGGACGGGTCGCATATCGTGATCAGCCTGCTCCCGCCCCCCGCGCGCTTCCGGGCCGGCGTGCGCCGCCTGCTGGCGCGGGCGGGAGGGTGA
- a CDS encoding S9 family peptidase: protein MTNTIRAANTTRAAGAAAVLAVTALLVGASAQQPSSSAGSYLVPPDAIVAILDAPPTPGILVGPRQDVVVLVESRSMPPIAWLARPMHRLAGYRIDPRNSGPWSAPTIMAMTIRPLDSARATNGNGNGSGSANTDDNGGFRIVAPAGTTLGWPAFAPDGSHLSYAVLRDTGIELWVADLVAQQPRPLTSAALNATWGNPCEWLGDSSGVLCRFRQSARGSPPNPPRAPNGPNIQANDGRQSPVRTYQDLLASAHDEALFRYHFTSQIATVELATGSRTDIGAPGLYASVRGAPDSRHMLVERIVPPFSRLLPARRFARTVEVWSRDGGGEDAAAGTADPFVLAELPLADQVPIGGVPTGPRAHRWDATEAATVHWAEAQDGGDPNTAARNRDIVYSLDAPFDMEPRELARTEHRFSSIAWTADGTALVTETDRPTRWTRTSIIYPGGGDTRRLFDRSAEDVYGDPGRFLFGPGGGIANRTVLQDGDFIYLAGSGASPGGDLPFLDRLNLATLETTRLFRAEPGTYETVVAALSDDGRTLLTRRESPTEPPNYQVRDTGTGTVRALTDYTDPAPVLRGVEKRLLTYERADGVGLSATLYLPPGYQEGDRPPMLMWAYPREYVDPAAASQVRGSPYRFTALRGASHLLLLAEGYAILDGPAMPIVGEGHTANDTYVEQLVASAQAAIDEVVAMGVADRDRIAIGGHSYGAFMTANLLAHSDLFRAGIARSGAYNRTLTPFGFQNEQRTFWEARDIYAAMSPFFHAEKVNEPILLTHGEIDNNSGTFPIQSERYYHALKGHGATVRYVTLPYESHGYVARESVLHVVAEMLNWCNEHLAPR from the coding sequence ATGACCAACACGATTCGCGCGGCCAATACGACTCGTGCGGCAGGGGCGGCGGCGGTGCTCGCGGTGACGGCCCTGCTGGTCGGCGCGTCGGCCCAGCAGCCGTCTTCGAGCGCCGGCAGCTATCTGGTTCCGCCGGACGCAATCGTGGCGATTCTGGACGCGCCGCCCACTCCGGGCATCCTGGTCGGCCCGCGGCAAGACGTGGTCGTTCTGGTCGAGTCGCGCTCGATGCCGCCTATCGCGTGGCTGGCCCGACCGATGCATCGGCTGGCGGGGTACCGGATCGACCCGCGCAACAGCGGGCCCTGGTCGGCGCCGACGATCATGGCGATGACGATTCGGCCCCTGGACTCGGCGCGTGCAACCAACGGCAACGGAAATGGAAGTGGAAGCGCCAACACCGATGACAACGGCGGCTTTCGCATCGTCGCTCCCGCCGGAACGACGCTTGGTTGGCCCGCTTTCGCTCCCGACGGATCACACCTGTCGTACGCCGTGCTGCGCGATACAGGCATAGAACTCTGGGTCGCCGACCTCGTGGCGCAGCAGCCCAGACCCCTCACCTCGGCCGCACTGAACGCCACCTGGGGCAACCCGTGCGAGTGGCTCGGCGACTCGTCGGGCGTGCTCTGCCGTTTCCGCCAATCGGCGCGCGGCTCACCGCCCAATCCGCCTCGCGCGCCGAACGGGCCGAACATCCAGGCGAACGACGGGCGACAGTCACCGGTCCGAACCTACCAGGACCTGCTGGCCAGCGCGCACGACGAGGCGCTCTTCCGGTACCACTTCACGTCGCAGATCGCGACCGTCGAGCTCGCCACCGGGTCGCGGACCGACATCGGCGCACCGGGGCTCTACGCTTCCGTCAGAGGCGCGCCGGACAGCAGGCACATGCTCGTCGAACGGATCGTGCCGCCTTTCTCCCGTCTCTTGCCGGCCCGCCGGTTCGCGCGCACGGTCGAGGTGTGGTCGCGGGATGGCGGCGGCGAGGATGCTGCCGCGGGAACGGCCGACCCCTTCGTGCTGGCCGAGCTGCCGCTTGCCGACCAAGTGCCGATCGGCGGTGTGCCCACCGGGCCGCGCGCTCACCGCTGGGACGCCACCGAGGCCGCTACCGTGCACTGGGCGGAAGCGCAGGACGGCGGCGATCCCAACACCGCGGCGCGGAACCGGGACATCGTGTACTCGCTCGATGCGCCGTTCGACATGGAACCCCGGGAGCTGGCGCGAACCGAGCATCGCTTTTCCTCTATCGCCTGGACCGCCGACGGGACGGCGCTCGTCACGGAGACCGACCGGCCGACACGGTGGACGCGCACGTCGATCATCTATCCGGGCGGTGGCGACACGCGCCGCCTGTTCGACCGGAGCGCCGAGGATGTCTACGGCGACCCGGGCCGTTTTCTCTTCGGCCCCGGCGGCGGCATCGCGAACCGTACCGTCCTGCAGGACGGCGACTTCATTTACCTCGCCGGCAGCGGCGCATCGCCCGGCGGTGATCTGCCCTTCCTTGACCGGCTCAACCTGGCGACGCTGGAGACCACCCGGCTGTTCCGCGCCGAGCCGGGAACCTACGAGACCGTTGTCGCCGCCCTGTCCGACGATGGCCGTACGCTGTTGACACGACGCGAAAGCCCGACGGAGCCCCCCAACTACCAGGTTCGCGACACGGGGACGGGCACGGTGCGAGCGCTCACCGACTACACCGACCCGGCGCCAGTCCTCCGCGGCGTCGAAAAGCGCCTGCTCACCTACGAGCGCGCGGACGGCGTCGGTCTGTCGGCGACCCTCTACCTGCCACCCGGTTACCAGGAGGGTGACCGTCCGCCGATGCTCATGTGGGCCTATCCGCGCGAGTACGTCGATCCGGCCGCGGCAAGCCAGGTGCGGGGATCACCGTATCGCTTCACGGCGTTGCGGGGCGCATCGCACCTGCTCCTGCTCGCGGAGGGCTACGCAATCCTCGACGGCCCGGCGATGCCGATCGTTGGCGAGGGCCACACGGCGAATGACACTTACGTCGAGCAACTGGTGGCCAGCGCGCAGGCGGCGATCGATGAAGTGGTCGCGATGGGAGTCGCCGACCGCGACCGCATCGCCATCGGCGGCCACAGCTACGGCGCGTTCATGACCGCCAACCTCCTCGCCCACTCCGACCTGTTTCGCGCCGGGATCGCCCGGAGCGGCGCCTACAACCGGACGCTGACCCCGTTCGGTTTCCAGAATGAACAGCGTACGTTCTGGGAAGCCCGCGACATCTACGCGGCCATGTCGCCCTTCTTCCACGCCGAGAAGGTGAACGAGCCGATCCTGCTGACGCACGGCGAGATTGACAACAACTCCGGCACCTTCCCGATTCAGTCGGAGCGCTACTACCACGCCTTGAAGGGACATGGCGCGACCGTCCGGTACGTCACGCTCCCGTACGAGTCGCACGGCTACGTGGCACGCGAGTCGGTGCTCCATGTCGTGGCCGAGATGCTCAACTGGTGCAACGAGCACCTAGCTCCCCGCTAG
- a CDS encoding site-specific DNA-methyltransferase, with protein sequence MVRDAILAVLETRPAGASVAEIIDEARDIVGDVPASSVRSYLRLNTPRLFVRDVRGVYRLPGLEGETGRTSVDGKVAGPPFRTAQYRNTTLVQADCLDWLGNQEPNSIHAVVTDPPYGLVEYSPKEQKKLRARRGGIWRIPPAFDGAQRSPLPRFTVLSSQDLRVLDEFFSHWASRLAPVLVPGANVVVATNPLLSYIVSGALAKAGLERRGEIVRLVMTMRGGDRPKGAHDEFSEVSVMPRSMWEPWLLFRRPLDGRVQDNLRRWRVGGFRRPSATSPFGDVIRSAPTRRGERQLAPHPSLKPQEFLRQLVRGVLPLGEGVVLDPFCGAGSTLAAAECVGYRSIGIENDPKYFEMARQAVPQLVLYQRDSATVSCRSRAREAS encoded by the coding sequence ATGGTGCGAGACGCGATCTTGGCCGTGCTTGAGACGCGTCCGGCTGGCGCCTCGGTAGCAGAAATCATCGACGAAGCGCGCGACATTGTCGGCGACGTTCCCGCCTCGAGTGTTCGTTCGTACCTGCGACTCAACACGCCACGGCTCTTCGTCCGTGACGTGCGGGGCGTCTACCGGCTGCCCGGGTTGGAAGGAGAAACCGGCCGTACGAGCGTCGACGGCAAGGTCGCGGGTCCTCCGTTTCGTACAGCTCAATACCGGAACACGACCCTGGTGCAGGCCGACTGCCTCGACTGGCTCGGAAACCAAGAGCCGAATTCCATTCACGCGGTTGTCACCGACCCCCCGTACGGTCTGGTCGAGTACTCGCCGAAGGAACAGAAAAAGCTGCGCGCTCGTAGGGGTGGAATCTGGCGCATTCCTCCGGCCTTTGATGGGGCACAACGGTCACCGTTGCCCCGCTTTACGGTCCTTTCTTCCCAGGACCTGCGTGTTCTGGATGAGTTCTTCTCCCACTGGGCAAGTCGCCTTGCGCCCGTTCTCGTGCCCGGAGCCAATGTCGTGGTCGCCACGAACCCGCTGCTTTCGTACATCGTGTCCGGCGCGCTGGCAAAGGCCGGTCTGGAGAGGCGCGGCGAGATCGTCAGGTTGGTGATGACCATGCGCGGTGGTGACCGACCCAAGGGGGCTCACGACGAGTTTTCGGAAGTGAGCGTGATGCCACGTTCAATGTGGGAACCGTGGCTTCTGTTCCGGAGACCGCTAGACGGGCGCGTCCAGGACAATCTCCGTCGCTGGCGGGTGGGCGGTTTTCGGCGGCCGTCTGCCACCTCGCCATTCGGGGACGTAATCCGCTCCGCTCCCACGCGCAGGGGAGAGCGCCAGTTGGCGCCACATCCGAGCCTTAAACCACAGGAGTTCCTGCGGCAATTGGTCCGCGGCGTCTTGCCGTTGGGCGAAGGAGTCGTCCTCGATCCGTTCTGCGGCGCTGGTTCGACATTGGCGGCTGCTGAGTGTGTCGGCTACAGAAGTATCGGCATCGAGAACGATCCCAAGTATTTCGAGATGGCTCGCCAAGCAGTTCCGCAGTTGGTGCTCTATCAACGGGACTCAGCTACGGTTTCTTGTAGATCCCGTGCTCGCGAAGCTTCCTGA
- a CDS encoding peptidoglycan DD-metalloendopeptidase family protein — protein MRAAKWEDASALASVVVVALALGFGGAAFVVHGAPSVGAPVPSPSDPAAIASFGLTGGSGVPLAVGGRDADIFLVPPVRTIRDTIGRGATLASLLDAHDVGRESVQLIDTVRAVFNPRRFRVGNPYRLQLDRDQDFVRRFEYHVDDESFLRVTRAVSDPDGPGGGRFTAALVPYKTEREEAIVRGTIDASNNSLVAAIGAGGETVELAIALAEVLSGEIDFNNDLRRGDRFALLFERTRREGAFGEGDTVFAGYGDILAAEFVNDGRELHAYRFRVRGEPEPQYFDREGRSMKRLFLRSPFRFEPRVTSRFSYRRLHPVHGNIRPHLGVDYGAPIGTPVIAVATGSVVSVGRSGASGNMVRLRHTNGYETYYLHLSAFADGIRPGVRVMQGQMIGRVGATGVVTGPHLDYRMRKNGVFVNPLLEHRNLPPGDPVPVEQMAAFDELRDAAGQRLRAGVENGYGGGRAAP, from the coding sequence ATGAGGGCGGCGAAGTGGGAAGACGCAAGCGCGTTGGCGTCGGTGGTTGTGGTGGCGTTGGCGCTTGGTTTTGGGGGCGCCGCCTTCGTTGTTCACGGTGCTCCGTCGGTTGGGGCGCCGGTTCCGTCGCCAAGTGATCCGGCAGCGATTGCGTCTTTCGGCCTCACCGGTGGAAGCGGAGTTCCCCTCGCTGTCGGCGGTCGTGATGCGGACATTTTTCTGGTTCCCCCGGTTCGCACGATTCGTGACACCATCGGTCGAGGAGCGACGCTCGCCAGTCTTCTCGACGCGCACGACGTTGGACGCGAGTCGGTCCAGTTGATCGACACGGTCCGCGCCGTTTTCAATCCCCGGCGTTTCAGGGTGGGCAACCCGTACCGCCTGCAGCTCGACCGCGACCAGGACTTCGTTCGGCGCTTTGAGTATCACGTCGATGACGAGTCCTTCCTCCGCGTAACGCGTGCGGTGTCCGACCCGGACGGCCCGGGTGGCGGTCGGTTCACGGCGGCTCTCGTTCCCTACAAGACCGAGCGGGAAGAGGCGATCGTGCGCGGCACGATCGACGCCTCCAACAACTCGCTTGTCGCCGCCATCGGCGCGGGAGGGGAAACCGTGGAGCTGGCGATTGCGCTGGCGGAGGTTCTCAGCGGTGAAATCGACTTCAACAACGATCTCCGGCGGGGCGACCGCTTCGCACTGCTTTTCGAGCGGACACGGCGCGAAGGCGCGTTCGGCGAGGGAGATACGGTATTCGCTGGCTACGGGGACATCCTGGCGGCGGAGTTCGTCAACGACGGACGCGAGTTGCACGCCTACCGCTTCCGGGTGCGGGGTGAGCCGGAGCCGCAGTACTTCGACCGGGAAGGCCGCTCGATGAAGCGGCTCTTCCTCCGTTCCCCGTTCCGCTTCGAGCCACGCGTCACGTCTCGTTTCTCGTACCGGCGGCTGCACCCGGTGCATGGCAATATCCGGCCCCATCTGGGTGTCGACTACGGCGCTCCGATCGGCACGCCGGTCATTGCCGTCGCCACCGGCTCGGTCGTTTCCGTGGGTCGAAGCGGCGCCTCCGGCAACATGGTCCGCCTGCGCCACACCAACGGTTACGAGACGTACTACCTGCATCTCTCCGCGTTCGCGGACGGGATCCGGCCCGGCGTCCGGGTCATGCAGGGGCAGATGATCGGCCGCGTCGGCGCGACGGGCGTGGTTACCGGACCCCACCTCGACTACCGCATGCGGAAGAACGGCGTATTTGTCAACCCGTTGCTGGAGCACCGGAACCTGCCGCCCGGCGATCCGGTGCCAGTCGAACAGATGGCCGCATTCGACGAGCTTCGTGACGCGGCCGGGCAGAGGCTGCGCGCCGGCGTCGAGAACGGGTACGGCGGCGGAAGAGCGGCGCCGTAG